CGGAGGAACGCTGGTTTCCAGGTATTCTTCACTGCTCAGCAATTTATATGATGGCAAAGTCATAGATTTAAAGGTCTCCAAGGATGCAGACCCAGAGAAAGCATGACTAGGAGATGTTCTTCCTGTCTCTTCAGGTCCTTTAGTAGATCTGGAAGACAGGTTCTCTTCAGAAGCAAAGAGCTGCTTCCTTCTGAAGTTgtgaggagaaggggaagaggctGGAGTGTTGTCCTTCGTTGTGCTTTCTTCCATATAAACGTGGCTGCCGTTGATACACAGACTAGACTTGGAAACGGGATCGCTTTTGGATTTAAGGCCACTGAATAAAGACAGCCCTTCTTTCTTGGTGTAGTTAGCGGTTACTTGATTTAGTTGCCTGCTGTCCAAAGCTGCCGTTTTACGAGATTTAAAtacaggagagagagaggactTCTCTTCCAGGACATTCCCAaaggcttctgaaaaaaataaatgggaagaaatTCAAGCTGGAAGAACATCCTTCCCTCTGACAGTTGCTACTGACAACCTCAGCGCTTCACAGTCATTAATGGACTGCTGCAACAGTAACACAGCAAGTGCACCAGCCACCTCCAGACCCTCTGGGTCCCCTACCGCTGCCAGCCCTCGGCAAACCAGATCACATGTGCTGTTCAATGACCTAAACCCACCACAGATCACCCACTGGGAAGCTGCACTGCCCACATGTGCGGACATTGCTCGCGCAGCCCCCACGGTTTCTATGCTACCCCAAGGTAAGCTTAGCTGCGTCTAATGTCCTGCATGCACACCTGCCACCGCGGACAGAAGTGACTTTCTCTGCATTCGTTCAGTAAGCAGAATTTAACTACTGCACTAAAAAGGACGAAAAGTGCTAGCAAGCCTTTGGAGGCAAGCTTTGTGCTTCATCAGTGCAGTGAGTGCCAATACTCACTTTCTGAGGTTGGAGAGGTCTCGGACTCCTCGTCATCCCATTCTGACTGGAAGTCGCTGGGCCGCAGCCGAACCCTCTCGGTGACGGGCTGCTGTGTCGGTAGGACTGACATGGACTGGGAGAGGGAGGTCTTCTGCAGGCCAGGTTTGGAAAACAGGGTTTTGaactttgatttcttcttttccttctcaacTGACTCATCTTCACTGTCAGCAGGGGAGTGAGTTGTGCTGGGAACGATCGCCGACGCCGTGTCAGAAAGGCCACTGCTCCTCTTCCCCTTGAGCTTGTCTTTCAGCTTGCCAAAGGGAGAGCGAGGCTTGTCTTTTATGGACAGGTCAAACATACTGGCTGTCATGTTGCTTCTCATAAACTGGATATCTACTTcaatctcccctctctccttttcctttttccctggTTTGGAGCGAAGCTTGTACCACCTGCAGAAACAAGATTTCTGTTACAAACCAGTTCTTGAGAGGCACGAGTAATTCAGAACAACAGAGggtatttatgttttaaaaatcaaataagcCCACAgcataggaaaaaagaaaagcctttaaTCTTACAACAATGTCATAGTCATATGGCCCCAGGTcccaaggaaaacatttctcattgTAAATAGAAAGTTATTagtaaaatttgttttaaaactcagACCAGGAAGggttaaagaaaaatgaagaaaaagaagaaatacaacaTGGAATTCCTGTATTTCAGCACAGCCACTCTCCCCTGTCCTTTAATCTGGCTTCCCCAAATTTGCAGAGGCTAAGACTTTGAAGTGGGTTTGAGAGCTGACACTGGTACCAGAGAGCTTGCACACAGGCCCCACACCCTCATACCTTTCATTCCAGCTTCTTTTCAGTAGCTATCTTAATACCTCTTAAGCCAAGGAACCCCTAATCAACACAAGGAGAGCCAAATCAAGCCTTGCAGACCGTCTGGGGATTTCCACTCACCTCTACCAGCCTGTGACTGGAGCATGCCAGGAAGGACATTCGTTGGGCAGAACCTTATCCCATCCCACTTAATGCAGCGCCAGAACATTAAGTGCTGCATATTAAGTATGTGCTCACGGTATCCTACACTGCAAAAACACCACCTGCATGCTGCTATCCCACGTCCTTAATTACCACTACATGACATTCAAACCACATTAGGGCCAGCAACGAAAATTAGCAGCACCGCACACCAATACTTTTTTGTCTATCACTGGAGCCACAGAGTTCCCAACTCCACAGAACTGATAGGAAAGGCTGCCTGGAAAATGctggcttcctcctcctcaccagctgGTACGGGAAAACAAAGGAAGCGAACGGAGCACACAAATCCACCTCTCCATCGAATTTGCACTTCAGTCCTTTGAAGGTGCACTTTGAAGCAATGACAGAGAATAGGAAAAGGCACTTTGCTTCAGAGAAAATTCAAAACTAATGAGCATTAGCTGAAGGAGATGAATTCAGAAATCTGCTACAGAGAAACACTTAGAGGGAAATGAACGCTCAAGCACCCCGCTACAGTTAGACATTCAGACCTGAAGTTACAAGACACCAGCACCAGGGAAGGGATTTTATAAGATGTCAGGCTTTGTCGGGTCCCTAAAACTGCAgacccacagcagcagtgagggGAGCACAGATCCTCTGCCTTTAATGCAAGCCAGCACTGGGCACTTTTGTTCTAACCCGCGTGATTTCTAGGAGCATCCTGAGCTCGTATGGTTTTGGTGCCACGATTCATTCTGCGCATTCTCTGCCCTGGGGACAGAGAAGGCCCTATTCGAAATGCATCCAAAACACAAACTACATGTTCAGCGAAAGGCAGCTTAGCGCCGACCAAAACAGGGCCATCGCTCTGGGAAGCATGCCGCTACATCTGCCTCCCTTTGAGCAGCTGAATAATGTACTGATAACCTCCCCCACAAactacaaaatataaaatcttaTTAATTTATGTTAGTGTGCACCTGTCAATcaacatgcatttattttccaaataaaaccacCCCTTCACGGCTATACCTCACCACAGCAGCTATGCGATGACAAAAGACACAAgcttcaaacagaaaatggagagtTGGGTGGACAACACTAAGGGCTGGAAATACCAAAGTTTTCCCAGgagcaaaattacattttctccacacacacccacacccgTATTTTCCTTTGACCCAGACACTGAGAAACCAGCCCAGGAGGACCCGAGGCAAGCAGGGCTGACTCCTTGAACTCTGCTGACTGCACATTATGCTCCGATGCAGTGTAAACACATTAGCTCTT
Above is a genomic segment from Falco biarmicus isolate bFalBia1 chromosome 18, bFalBia1.pri, whole genome shotgun sequence containing:
- the RAB11FIP1 gene encoding rab11 family-interacting protein 1 isoform X5, whose product is MSGPAPAWAPTHVQVTVLQARGLRAKAAAGGGGSDAYTVMALGRDKFSTSVAERCQGRPLWREEATFELPPPPRPAALRLTVLHRALVGLDKFLGRAEVDLAALRAEGGRRHSRWYKLRSKPGKKEKERGEIEVDIQFMRSNMTASMFDLSIKDKPRSPFGKLKDKLKGKRSSGLSDTASAIVPSTTHSPADSEDESVEKEKKKSKFKTLFSKPGLQKTSLSQSMSVLPTQQPVTERVRLRPSDFQSEWDDEESETSPTSEKAFGNVLEEKSSLSPVFKSRKTAALDSRQLNQVTANYTKKEGLSLFSGLKSKSDPVSKSSLCINGSHVYMEESTTKDNTPASSPSPHNFRRKQLFASEENLSSRSTKGPEETGRTSPSHAFSGSASLETFKSMTLPSYKLLSSEEYLETSVPPSVEVIKETKKPDHKKSALLSLVTGKKEQVKNSDAENMPDRALQDEENKVLEEKSEQEAKRLEIPANLGRGNPPEDGHHAEDVSANKQPLNPFEEERKPEKVAAPAKTKAVKPRLHPVKPMNTTANKPQSKNLNVISTMSEKLLEMNVK